A genomic stretch from Helianthus annuus cultivar XRQ/B chromosome 1, HanXRQr2.0-SUNRISE, whole genome shotgun sequence includes:
- the LOC110876428 gene encoding uncharacterized protein LOC110876428 isoform X1, with protein sequence MPSPKCPNFNICNNTKHSNNSCNATRFNLINSNRNRQLPNCNPRFNLTMMMKSSPNRHLKNSSAKKKKNTGKGKAVETEPDTAKKSGSRAKPRQWTKVEEEALAIAYVKASTCPIVGNNQTGSSFWKACTDRFNDLMGQGPIRDLDSVSGKWRKMNKAVNDFCGYYNPLYINRPSGSSDEDVLNLAMAKWEAKNPAPFPHLRAWNILKKEPKWAPVPNEVATAKRTKTSESGSYSAGGSTARCQIDDPIYDDDVLPAHEIERPGGRDRAKKEAAGKRKSSSGGGGSGGGGGSKASSKTDELISEFCSFKDFAAEKYSHKKNVLADYARAEDFRIMRLDLDSVPEDEREVYRRMKEEVKKKWTS encoded by the exons ATGCCTTCTCCCAAATGTCCCAACTTCAACATATGCAACAATACCAAGCACTCCAACAATTCATGCAATGCAACTCGGTTCAACTTGATCAATTCCAATCGCAACCGCCAACTTCCCAACTGCAACCCTCGGTTCAacttgacgatgatgatgaagtcGTCCCCGAATCGCCACCTAAAGAACTCaagcgcaaaaaaaaaaaaaaacacgggGAAGGGGAAGGCGGTTGAAACCGAACCCGACACCGCAAAAAAAAGCGGTTCGAGAGCAAAGCCGAGACAGTGGACAAAAGTAGAGGAGGAGGCACTAGCAATTGCGTATGTTAAGGCCTCAACTTGCCCGATTGTCG ggaACAATCAAACGGGTTCTAGTTTTTGGAAGGCATGTACGGATAGATTTAACGACCTTATGGGGCAAGGCCCGATACGTGATCTCGATTCCGTATCGGGCAAGTGGCGGAAAATGAACAAGGCCGTGAATGATTTTTGCGGGTATTATAACCCACTTTACATCAATCGTCCTAGTGGGAGTAGCGACGAGGACGTTCTTAACCTTGCGATGGCTAAATGGGAAGCAAAAAATCCGGCGCCTTTCCCGCACCTCCGAGCATGGAACATTTTAAAGAAAGAACCTAAATGGGCGCCGGTTCCAAATGAGGTCGCAACTGCCAAACGGACTAAAACTTCCGAGTCCGGAAGTTATAGTGCGGGAGGCTCCACTGCTCGTTGTCAAATCGATGACCCGATATATGACGACGATGTGTTGCCCGCTCACGAGATCGAACGTCCCGGCGGAAGGGACAGAGCAAAAAAAGAGGCGGCCGGAAAGCGCAAAAGCTCGAGTGGAGGGGGCGGCTCGGGTGGAGGTGGCGGCTCGAAGGCGTCTTCGAAAACGGACGAGTTGATTTCCGAATTCTGTTCGTTTAAAGACTTTGCGGCCGAAAAATATAGTCACAAGAAAAACGTGTTGGCCGACTATGCTCGAGCGGAGGATTTTAGGATAATGAGGTTGGATCTCGACTCGGTTCCGGAGGATGAACGAGAGGTGTATCGGAGGATGAAGGAAGAGGTGAAGAAAAAATGGACgtcgtag
- the LOC110876428 gene encoding uncharacterized protein LOC110876428 isoform X2 translates to MVMASFTLTPNSSSSSSLLRLHSSTAWQIAPVSPSYLQQSSWRRNKGSLVVTRAGAPGATTYLFAFLFPLSLLAVTIFTAIQISDKLDRDFYQELEVNQSILEGEDEDEDVNPAYEEPPTQQRTRNRPKREAEITGR, encoded by the exons ATGGTGATGGCGAGTTTCACACTAACACCcaactcttcttcttcttcttctctcctACGCCTTCATTCTTCAACGGCGTGGCAGATTGCTCCAGTTTCACCGTCGTATCTGCAACAATCTAGTTGGCGGAGAAACAAGGGTTCATTGGTGGTGACAAGAGCGGGAGCACCAGGAGCCACCACTTACCTCTTCGCATTCCTCTTTCCACTCTCTCTTCTCGCTGTAACAATCTTCACTGCTATCCAAATATCTGATAAACTCGACAGAGACTTCTACCAGGAG CTagaagttaatcaatcaatattAGAAGGagaggatgaagatgaagatgtgaATCCAGCCTATGAAGAGCCTCCTACTCAGCAGCGGACTCGCAACCGGCCCAAACGTGAAGCTGAGATTACCGGAAGGTAA